The window AATCTGATAGATCAGTTTCTAAGAAAAGCATCGCAGTTAAAATTGGCACTGATAATACTATGCTTTTATCTCTGGTCTGTTCTTTGATTGTAGGAATATTCGGAATTTATTTGTATTATTTTTTCATCTTATTGAAATTTAATTATCTATATTTGTTGCTTCCAATCTATTCCTTATTTTTGTCTTGGATTTTATTATCTAAAATAAAATCTGAAAAACAAGATACTGAGATTAGTAAGCTAATTCTTGGTACAATGATTTTAATCGCACTATCCAGTTTTATTCCTGTCATTATTTTTGCTAGATAGACTGATATTTTTTTGCGATAATCGTAATCTATATCAATATATTTATATCTAGTCTATTCTGGTTTTTTTAGTAGTCTTTAACCACATTAAAAAAATAGTTGGTGACTAAATGAATCAGAATAATTTAAGATTCACAGCCATTTTGTCATTATCTGATGATTACATGATAATTTTAGATAGCTATTTAAAGAAAAAATAGACATAGTATATGGATAATTAAAGTAAATTCAATTTTTATAAAAAAAGGGAAGATAAATGAAGAATAGATATCATCGTATAACTGTTTCAATTATTGTTTGTCTATTCTTATTTTTATTTATATCTCCTCTCTTTTACGCAGAAAATTCAAAATTAGTTGTTAAAGTTGGGCTGTATGAAGACGAACCTTTGATATTCCAGGATAATAATGGAAATGTTAAGGGACTATACGCAGATGTTTTAGAGTACATAGCTGTTCAAGAGGATTGGGAGATTCAATACGTTTACGGAACTCTGAATGAGGGACTAACCCGAATCAAAAATAATGAAATAGACGTTCTAACCGCTGTTGCATACTCTCCAGAACGGGCGGTATATACAGAATTTTCTAACGAAACTATATTCCCTAACTGGGCTCAAGTGTATTCTGTACCTAGCTTAGAAATAGAATCTTTCCTTGATTTGGAATATAAAAGGATCGCAGTCGTAAAGGATGATATATACTATGTCGGGCCAAATGGGATAAAAAATCTGAAGGATAATTTTGATTTAAACTGTACTTTTGTAGAGGTAAATGATTACAACGAGGTCATTAAGTTAATTGAAGAAGAGAGCGTTGATGCAGGTATTTTAACAAGACTTTATGAATCTGAATTACAGAATAACGTAAAAATTGCCAAATCACCCTTAATATATTCTCCAATTAAACTACTTTTTGGTTTTCCTAAAGGAAGCCCCCAAAACCAATATTTGATTGAAAAAATAGATTATCATTTAAAGATAATAAAAGATGATCACGATTCTGTGTACTATTCAAGTATAAATGAGCACATGCCAATCTATTCTGCAAAAGAAGTACAGATATTCCCAAAATGGGCAAAGACTGTTGTGGGGGCTATACTTTTGGCACTATTATTATTTGTTAGTGTGAGTATGTTACTAACTAGAGAGGTGAAGAAACGAACAAATCACCTAAACGAAGCAATAGGTGATCTTCAAAATGAAATTGCCCATAGAATTGATGCGGAAGAATCTCTTAAAAAAAGTCAAGATAAATATCGAGAACTCACTGAAAAGTTATTGATTGAAAGTAAATCAAAATTTGAATCGATATACAATAATGCTGCAACAGGAATTGATTTACTGGATAAAGATCTCAAAATAGTGGACTTAAATGATAGATCAGCGGAAATGTTTGGTTATGATAAAAATGAATTAATAGGTAAAAGTATCTTAGATGTAACATTCCCTGGAGATATTGAATTAACTCTGAAGAATCTAAAGAGGGTGATTAATGAAGACATAGATATATATTCTTTAGAGAAAAGATACAAGAAAAAAGATGGAACTATCTTTTGGGGGGAAGTATCTGTATCCGCCATAAAAGATGAAAATAAGAAAGTCCAAGCAATTGTCGGAGTGATTGTTGACATTACTTCTCGTAAAATGGCAGAAGAACAATTAGAAGAAAGCGAAGAAAAATACAGAGAACTCGTTGAGAATGCAAATA of the Methanofastidiosum sp. genome contains:
- a CDS encoding PAS domain S-box protein, yielding MKNRYHRITVSIIVCLFLFLFISPLFYAENSKLVVKVGLYEDEPLIFQDNNGNVKGLYADVLEYIAVQEDWEIQYVYGTLNEGLTRIKNNEIDVLTAVAYSPERAVYTEFSNETIFPNWAQVYSVPSLEIESFLDLEYKRIAVVKDDIYYVGPNGIKNLKDNFDLNCTFVEVNDYNEVIKLIEEESVDAGILTRLYESELQNNVKIAKSPLIYSPIKLLFGFPKGSPQNQYLIEKIDYHLKIIKDDHDSVYYSSINEHMPIYSAKEVQIFPKWAKTVVGAILLALLLFVSVSMLLTREVKKRTNHLNEAIGDLQNEIAHRIDAEESLKKSQDKYRELTEKLLIESKSKFESIYNNAATGIDLLDKDLKIVDLNDRSAEMFGYDKNELIGKSILDVTFPGDIELTLKNLKRVINEDIDIYSLEKRYKKKDGTIFWGEVSVSAIKDENKKVQAIVGVIVDITSRKMAEEQLEESEEKYRELVENANSIIAKFGKDGRIISMNDFGLKFFGYKEQELKGKNWIDTILPKIESNGKSLENLAAEIINDPDKYSISINENIKKNGERVWIYWNNKPIYDKGILVGILSVGTDITERKKAEENLYEANKQLEEADRLKSIFLSSMSHELRTPLNSIIGFTGILLQGLAGDLNDEQKKQLGIIKNSSQHLLSLINDILDISKIEAGKIELDCEYFDLNEVMDELLLTFDTMAKDKNLKIEKTMPEKITLYNDKRRFKQIIINLVSNAIKYTNEGSVNITIKILDIKELEIKIIDTGVGIKKADLNRIFEPFQQLDEKLTKKVEGTGLGLHLVKKLLTLMKGTISLESEYGKGSVFTINLPLKVREE